The nucleotide sequence CACGCCAACCGGAACGGTCGGCAGAAGCAGGTCGGCGATGTAGTCCGCATTCTGGTAGCCGAGAGAAATGTCGGTCAGGATGGGATCTACGCCGAGGTATCGATTTGTATCTGCCATAGATTAGGGATGAAGGCGATTAATTTAGTAGCGGAAGATTCCCATCTGTACTTCGATGAGATCGCCGGACGCGGCCGCTGCCGTGCCGACATAGCGACCGATAACGGTGTCGCCGTTCGTGGTCGTACTGACCGCGGCGCCGCTGCCGTTGGACGTAACGAAGTCGCCCGGATTGATCGTGCCGCCAGCCTTCACTTTCGTGACGCCGGTGAACTGATAGACAGCCTGGTGACCGCTGACCGGGTAATTTTTGAGGACGCCGACAATCGCGTCCGTCGCGGCGGCTGCGAGCACAAGAGTGCCGTCGGACTGCGCCTTGACGATCAGGTTCTGGCTCGCGGAGAGGTCCGCGCCGGCCACTGCCGAGCGATTGTGACCCGTGAGTTCGGTAGTCATATCGAGAATGAATTACGTGATTAATTCTTGCCGGCGAGCTCCTTCTCGTAAGCGGCTTTGAGATCGGGCTTTTCGTTGAAGACCATTTCGACCGCAGTGCGGTAGGTGATCTTCTTGCCGAGCGTTTCGGACGCTGCGATCTTTT is from Bradyrhizobium sp. ORS 285 and encodes:
- a CDS encoding capsid cement protein, which produces MTTELTGHNRSAVAGADLSASQNLIVKAQSDGTLVLAAAATDAIVGVLKNYPVSGHQAVYQFTGVTKVKAGGTINPGDFVTSNGSGAAVSTTTNGDTVIGRYVGTAAAASGDLIEVQMGIFRY